One genomic window of Opitutia bacterium includes the following:
- a CDS encoding glycosyltransferase family 9 protein: MDVRSHLAGLRRWLSLVRRHGRPHRLFHFYGGIGDQLLCSAVARELQRRRPQRIWFFSQSPELFAQNADVTATVPFDLGLIPWARLSGSRPQRLFYQDFLHAENRDAPLHEPSIASLCRRAGITGNVTLRPYLPAVTPAPLPNRARPRIAIHSSCLTARYPMANKQWPVGRMQTVARELAAFADLVQLGSPQDPDLPGALDRRGTPLLDAARELAGCDLFVGLVGFLMHLARAVECPAVIVYGGREPPEITGYSCNVNLADRPACAPCWHYSQCDYDRRCLTAITPEQVLAAVRTQLAAAHPRPLRADDFQIAA; the protein is encoded by the coding sequence ATGGACGTTCGCTCCCATCTCGCCGGACTCCGCCGCTGGCTTTCGCTTGTCCGCCGCCACGGTCGCCCGCACCGCCTGTTCCACTTCTACGGCGGCATCGGCGACCAACTCCTCTGCTCCGCCGTCGCCCGCGAACTCCAGCGCCGCCGCCCGCAACGCATCTGGTTCTTCAGCCAGTCGCCTGAACTCTTCGCACAAAACGCCGACGTGACCGCGACCGTGCCCTTCGACCTCGGCCTCATTCCGTGGGCGCGCCTCAGCGGCTCGCGCCCGCAGCGGCTGTTCTATCAGGACTTTCTCCACGCGGAAAACCGCGACGCCCCGCTGCACGAACCCAGCATCGCCTCCCTCTGCCGCCGCGCCGGCATCACCGGCAACGTCACGCTGCGCCCCTACCTGCCCGCCGTCACGCCCGCACCGCTGCCGAACCGCGCGCGCCCGCGCATCGCGATCCACTCGAGCTGCCTCACCGCGCGCTACCCGATGGCCAACAAGCAATGGCCCGTCGGGCGCATGCAAACCGTCGCGCGCGAACTCGCCGCGTTCGCCGACCTCGTCCAACTCGGCAGCCCGCAGGACCCCGATCTCCCCGGCGCACTCGACCGCCGTGGCACCCCGCTGCTCGACGCCGCGCGCGAACTCGCCGGCTGCGACCTCTTCGTCGGCCTCGTCGGTTTTCTCATGCACCTCGCGCGCGCCGTCGAGTGCCCCGCCGTCATCGTCTACGGCGGACGCGAACCGCCCGAGATCACCGGCTACTCCTGCAACGTGAATCTCGCCGATCGTCCCGCGTGCGCGCCGTGCTGGCACTACTCGCAATGCGACTATGACCGCCGCTGCCTCACCGCGATCACGCCTGAGCAGGTTCTCGCCGCCGTCCGCACCCAACTCGCCGCCGCGCACCCGCGCCCGCTCCGCGCCGACGACTTTCAAATCGCCGCCTGA
- a CDS encoding alpha-1,2-fucosyltransferase: MIITWLNGGLGNQMFQYAAGLALAHQRRTVLKLDVSWFRHYDEFEAHNIYGLHCFNILEQFATADEITRLCGRPLTFAERCALPVARRLRLNDYVARHTAIGQLHDAKSFHFYPEFFDLPDNTMISGWWQSEKFFAPVADHIRLHFSFRFPPLPAVAEMAARIRSGPSAAVHFRRGDYTRNQTFNQKIGVIGPAYYDRAIQLLRERSPDATLYIFSDDIDAIEREYRVPGPHVFVRAVHHWHPWDKIRLMSLCDHIAIANSTFSWWAAWLNPSPTKLVIAPDPWFANSIHNSSDVVPDSWTRLPINP; this comes from the coding sequence ATGATCATCACCTGGCTCAACGGCGGTCTCGGCAACCAGATGTTCCAATACGCCGCCGGCCTCGCGCTCGCGCACCAGCGCCGCACCGTGCTCAAGCTCGATGTCTCGTGGTTCCGCCACTACGACGAGTTCGAGGCGCACAACATCTACGGCCTGCACTGCTTCAACATCCTCGAGCAGTTCGCCACCGCCGACGAAATCACGCGCCTCTGCGGCCGCCCGCTCACCTTCGCCGAACGCTGTGCGCTACCCGTCGCCCGCCGCCTCCGCCTCAACGATTACGTCGCGCGCCACACCGCCATCGGCCAGCTCCATGACGCGAAGTCGTTTCACTTCTATCCGGAGTTCTTCGATCTGCCGGACAACACGATGATCTCCGGCTGGTGGCAGTCGGAGAAATTCTTCGCGCCGGTCGCCGATCACATCCGGCTGCACTTCAGCTTCCGCTTCCCGCCGCTGCCCGCCGTCGCCGAGATGGCCGCGCGCATCCGCAGCGGCCCATCCGCCGCCGTGCATTTCCGCCGCGGCGACTACACGCGCAACCAGACCTTCAACCAGAAGATCGGCGTCATCGGCCCCGCCTACTACGACCGCGCCATCCAGCTGCTCCGCGAGCGCAGCCCCGACGCCACGCTCTACATTTTCTCCGACGACATCGACGCCATCGAACGCGAATACCGCGTGCCCGGCCCGCACGTCTTCGTCCGCGCCGTCCACCACTGGCACCCGTGGGACAAGATCCGCCTCATGTCTCTCTGCGACCACATCGCCATCGCGAACAGCACCTTCTCCTGGTGGGCCGCGTGGCTGAACCCTTCGCCCACTAAACTCGTCATCGCCCCCGATCCGTGGTTCGCCAACAGCATCCACAATTCGAGCGACGTCGTCCCCGACAGCTGGACCCGACTCCCCATCAACCCATGA
- a CDS encoding glycosyltransferase, with protein MKIAFVSTILGYPWGGADTLWTNAAEAAQRRGDELLISVSPVVAASPRVAALIDAGARLHERVPASVPDSLSARIAGKIRRKLGRAGDGLVDELTAFRPDLVIISLGGTYDLILHSDWVDWFAASRTRVRLIANWQEENPSLSEREWHAAKRALTLAKQVCFVSSRNLTVTRRHLLEPLPHARVIQNPLRWQPADVSPWPTSPTLQLATVSRLDEGKGIQLVLHALAALPPATTPAWQLNIFGQGPAEAYLRATATHLGLTDRVHFRGYVKQLRDIWAENHLLVSASVDDGVPMTIPEAMLCERPVLSTEVGGANDWLRDGETGFLCPAPTVPLLTATLARAFATHAAWPALGRAAATAAHARYLPQDYLTLLA; from the coding sequence ATGAAAATCGCCTTCGTCTCCACCATTCTCGGCTACCCATGGGGCGGCGCCGACACGCTGTGGACGAACGCCGCCGAAGCCGCCCAACGCCGCGGCGACGAACTGCTGATCTCCGTCTCGCCCGTCGTCGCCGCCAGCCCGCGCGTCGCCGCGCTCATCGACGCCGGCGCGCGTCTGCACGAACGCGTCCCCGCGTCCGTGCCGGACTCCCTCAGCGCCCGCATCGCAGGCAAAATCCGCCGCAAGCTCGGACGCGCTGGCGACGGTCTCGTCGACGAACTCACCGCATTCCGCCCCGACCTCGTCATCATCAGCCTCGGCGGCACCTACGACCTGATTCTCCATTCCGACTGGGTCGATTGGTTCGCCGCGAGCCGCACGCGCGTTCGCCTCATTGCGAACTGGCAGGAAGAAAACCCATCGCTCTCCGAACGCGAGTGGCACGCGGCCAAACGCGCGCTCACGCTCGCCAAGCAGGTCTGCTTCGTCTCCTCGCGCAACCTCACGGTCACGCGCCGCCACCTGCTCGAACCGCTCCCGCACGCGCGCGTCATCCAAAACCCGCTGCGCTGGCAACCCGCCGACGTCTCACCGTGGCCCACGTCGCCGACGCTCCAGCTCGCCACCGTCTCGCGCCTCGACGAAGGCAAAGGCATCCAGCTCGTCCTCCACGCCCTCGCCGCGCTGCCGCCCGCCACGACGCCCGCGTGGCAGCTCAACATTTTCGGCCAGGGTCCCGCCGAAGCCTATCTCCGCGCCACGGCGACGCATCTCGGCCTCACCGACCGCGTTCACTTCCGCGGCTACGTGAAACAGCTGCGCGACATCTGGGCGGAAAACCACCTGCTCGTCTCCGCCTCGGTCGACGACGGCGTGCCGATGACGATCCCCGAAGCGATGCTCTGCGAGCGGCCCGTCCTCTCCACCGAAGTCGGCGGCGCGAACGACTGGCTGCGCGACGGCGAAACCGGATTCCTCTGCCCCGCGCCCACCGTGCCGCTGCTGACCGCCACGCTCGCCCGCGCCTTCGCCACGCACGCCGCTTGGCCCGCCCTCGGCCGCGCCGCCGCCACTGCCGCCCACGCGCGCTACCTGCCACAAGATTACCTCACCCTCCTCGCATGA
- a CDS encoding class I SAM-dependent methyltransferase: MNLSARLRYLRHHLLMVWPRYKLSTGDYRTGLGPSAWLLHGLVRSLAPDVVVETGSARGWSACHIGLALRENVRGKLYAIDPHSSTEWNDSGGPDASLNVFRRHVSAMGLDPYVEVVRADSRTAAKNWNRPIDLLFIDGDHSYEGVKADWDLFSPFLTPSAVTIFHDTTWELHKHDDPRYRDDMGVPRFVDELRRAGYPCITLDRDCGLTMVQRPAGGIPLLK; the protein is encoded by the coding sequence ATGAACCTCTCCGCGCGCCTCCGCTACCTCCGCCATCACCTGCTCATGGTGTGGCCCCGCTACAAACTCTCCACGGGCGACTACCGCACCGGCCTCGGCCCTTCCGCTTGGCTGCTCCACGGCCTCGTGCGCTCGCTCGCGCCCGACGTCGTCGTCGAGACCGGTTCCGCCCGCGGCTGGTCCGCCTGCCACATCGGCCTCGCGCTCCGCGAAAACGTTCGCGGCAAACTCTACGCCATCGACCCGCACTCCTCGACCGAGTGGAACGACAGCGGCGGCCCCGACGCCTCGCTGAACGTCTTTCGCCGCCACGTCTCCGCCATGGGCCTCGATCCCTACGTCGAAGTCGTCCGCGCCGACTCGCGCACCGCCGCGAAGAACTGGAACCGCCCGATCGACCTGCTCTTCATCGACGGCGACCACTCCTACGAAGGCGTGAAAGCCGACTGGGATCTGTTCTCGCCGTTCCTCACGCCGTCCGCCGTCACGATCTTCCACGACACCACGTGGGAACTCCACAAGCACGACGACCCGCGCTACCGCGACGACATGGGCGTGCCGCGCTTCGTCGACGAACTCCGCCGCGCCGGCTACCCGTGCATCACGCTCGACCGCGACTGCGGCCTGACGATGGTCCAACGCCCCGCCGGCGGAATCCCGTTGCTAAAGTAA
- a CDS encoding FkbM family methyltransferase, producing MLRARGCTVSGLTTSALLQPEQVELDLVHINWTELLARELYFGTRWLRLTARAAGVIGEPADAVLRAAVRRRLRPLFRRHKVVYEVHDLTSNWLQPAGAHRLDRAVKAVILSEAHGWIVHEDSCLGEIACPPPAALATCRLGGFDLFHGTAISREAARASLGLPTSGRVFVYAGYSSPRRNPRELVAAFARLPAGHHLLIASSNARDFLPAELPANVRLFTGFLEDEFLRTLFSAADWTVMPGRHYLTSAVVRTAISYHSPVICAPFGSQIDMARDAALWLDDDSASLSSRLSTAATMPDAELARFREAAGRRQAERTWEKFVAAYLSLVTRLVPNTSVRLDASAPDTASSSAATPPPDLSYYLSRPSAAATEFQRLLPPSAPKVICDIGACEGEDSIRFSRLFPAARVFAFEALPSNQALVRENFARYAADRAELVPLALSDRLGTATFHVSSGRPPELFAGEDWNYGNKSSSLLPPAAGPVPMHGWIEFKERIEVPTDTLDRFCAARGLAAIDLVHMDVQGAELLVLRGAERMLPFITAIWLEVSASELYRGQALDRDITAFMRAHGFALAHVELLGNATGEGDHFYVNVRHARVWPYLAAKRFAALFSRARFSLGALKNRLLGHPNP from the coding sequence ATGCTCCGCGCCCGCGGCTGCACCGTGAGCGGTTTGACGACCTCCGCGCTCCTGCAACCGGAGCAGGTCGAATTGGACCTCGTCCACATCAACTGGACGGAACTGCTCGCGCGTGAACTCTACTTCGGAACGCGCTGGCTCCGCCTCACTGCCCGCGCCGCCGGCGTCATCGGTGAACCCGCCGACGCCGTCCTCCGCGCTGCCGTGCGCCGGCGGCTGCGGCCCCTATTTCGCCGCCACAAGGTCGTCTACGAAGTTCACGATCTCACCTCGAACTGGTTGCAACCTGCCGGCGCGCATCGCCTCGATCGCGCGGTCAAGGCGGTGATCCTCTCCGAAGCCCACGGCTGGATCGTGCACGAAGACAGCTGTCTCGGCGAAATCGCCTGTCCTCCGCCCGCCGCCCTCGCGACCTGTCGGCTCGGCGGCTTCGACCTGTTCCACGGCACTGCGATCTCCCGCGAAGCCGCGCGCGCCTCGCTCGGCCTGCCCACCAGTGGCCGCGTCTTCGTCTACGCCGGCTATTCCTCGCCGCGCCGCAACCCCCGCGAACTCGTCGCCGCGTTCGCACGTCTGCCCGCCGGCCACCACCTCCTGATCGCCAGCTCCAACGCGCGCGATTTCCTTCCCGCGGAATTGCCCGCCAACGTCCGCCTTTTCACCGGCTTCCTCGAAGACGAATTTCTCCGCACCCTCTTCAGCGCCGCCGACTGGACCGTGATGCCGGGACGCCACTACCTGACCTCGGCCGTCGTCCGCACCGCGATCAGTTACCATTCCCCGGTCATCTGCGCTCCCTTCGGTTCGCAGATCGACATGGCCCGCGACGCCGCGCTCTGGCTCGACGACGACAGTGCCTCGCTGTCATCCCGGCTATCGACCGCCGCAACGATGCCCGACGCCGAACTCGCTCGCTTCCGCGAGGCGGCCGGGCGGCGTCAGGCCGAGCGCACGTGGGAAAAATTCGTTGCCGCTTACCTCTCGCTCGTCACCCGCCTCGTGCCGAACACGTCCGTGCGGCTCGATGCGTCGGCGCCTGACACGGCATCTTCGTCGGCGGCCACGCCTCCACCGGACCTGAGTTACTACCTCTCGCGACCCAGCGCCGCGGCCACGGAATTCCAGCGTTTGCTGCCTCCCTCGGCTCCAAAGGTCATTTGCGACATCGGCGCGTGCGAGGGCGAGGACTCGATCCGTTTCAGCCGACTCTTCCCCGCCGCGCGCGTGTTCGCTTTCGAAGCGCTTCCGTCCAATCAAGCTCTCGTGCGTGAGAATTTCGCACGCTACGCCGCCGACCGCGCCGAACTCGTGCCGCTAGCGCTCTCTGACCGGCTCGGCACCGCGACCTTTCACGTTTCGTCCGGCCGCCCGCCGGAACTCTTCGCCGGCGAAGACTGGAACTACGGCAACAAATCCAGCTCGCTGCTGCCTCCCGCCGCCGGCCCCGTGCCGATGCATGGCTGGATTGAATTCAAGGAGCGCATCGAGGTTCCGACCGATACGCTCGACCGTTTCTGCGCCGCGCGCGGGCTCGCCGCCATCGACCTCGTCCACATGGACGTGCAAGGCGCCGAATTGCTCGTGCTGCGTGGCGCCGAGCGCATGCTCCCTTTCATCACCGCGATCTGGCTCGAAGTCTCCGCGTCCGAGCTCTACCGCGGCCAGGCACTCGACCGCGACATCACCGCCTTCATGCGCGCGCATGGCTTCGCCCTTGCGCACGTCGAACTGCTCGGGAACGCCACCGGCGAAGGCGACCACTTTTACGTCAACGTCCGCCACGCGCGCGTCTGGCCTTACCTCGCGGCGAAACGCTTCGCCGCTCTCTTTTCCCGGGCTCGCTTCTCCCTCGGCGCCCTGAAAAACCGCCTTCTCGGCCACCCCAACCCATGA
- a CDS encoding ATP-binding cassette domain-containing protein produces MSLPAIEVTGLSKRYVIEHESRHDSLRDTLHHKARQLWRRYRWGTSFEKEEFWALRDVSFSVQPGEVVGIVGRNGAGKSTLLKILSRITEPTSGKIRLRGRVASLLEVGTGFHPDLTGRENIYLNGSILGMQRAEISRKFDEIVAFAEIERFLDTPVKRYSSGMYVRLAFAVAAHLEPEILIVDEVLAVGDMAFQKKCLGKMQSVAQGEGRTVLFVSHNIHAVRQLCRTGILLGEGQLKASGPVAKVLDAYLDTASSSETQVPAPAPELRDRAYVTGLSFEDLDGRPNTIFSVGQGWRAKVRIRLARAYPKFVTGFGLVSTDGLGVQTAWMPPVDLAAGDYEITFEQTVALQAGGYTGIIGLSSGNQGIQQITAGRIDLSGEEPHGYFPLTSGVGIVLNSMKTSLTAL; encoded by the coding sequence ATGAGCCTCCCCGCGATCGAAGTCACCGGCCTGAGCAAACGCTACGTCATCGAGCACGAGTCGCGGCACGACAGCTTGCGCGACACGCTGCACCACAAGGCCCGCCAGCTCTGGCGCCGCTACCGTTGGGGCACCTCGTTCGAGAAAGAGGAGTTCTGGGCGCTGCGCGACGTCTCGTTCTCCGTCCAGCCCGGCGAAGTCGTCGGCATCGTGGGCCGCAACGGCGCCGGCAAGTCCACGCTCCTGAAAATCCTCTCGCGCATCACCGAACCCACCTCCGGCAAGATCCGCCTGCGCGGCCGCGTCGCCTCGCTGCTCGAAGTGGGCACCGGCTTCCATCCCGACCTCACCGGCCGCGAAAACATCTACCTCAACGGCTCCATCCTCGGCATGCAACGCGCCGAGATCAGCCGCAAGTTCGACGAGATCGTCGCCTTCGCCGAGATCGAGCGCTTCCTCGACACGCCGGTGAAACGCTACTCCAGCGGCATGTATGTCCGCCTCGCGTTCGCCGTCGCCGCGCACCTCGAGCCCGAGATTCTCATCGTCGACGAGGTCCTCGCCGTCGGCGACATGGCGTTCCAGAAGAAATGCCTCGGCAAGATGCAGAGCGTCGCGCAAGGCGAAGGCCGCACCGTTCTCTTCGTCTCGCACAACATCCACGCCGTGCGCCAACTCTGCCGCACCGGCATTCTCCTCGGCGAAGGACAACTCAAAGCCTCCGGCCCCGTCGCCAAAGTCCTCGACGCCTACCTCGACACCGCGAGCAGCAGCGAAACCCAGGTTCCCGCGCCCGCACCGGAGCTGCGCGATCGCGCTTACGTGACCGGCCTCAGCTTCGAAGATCTCGACGGCCGGCCCAACACGATCTTCTCCGTCGGCCAAGGCTGGCGCGCCAAGGTCCGCATTCGCCTTGCACGCGCCTATCCGAAATTCGTCACCGGTTTCGGCCTCGTAAGCACCGACGGCCTCGGCGTGCAAACCGCGTGGATGCCGCCCGTCGACCTCGCCGCCGGCGACTACGAAATCACCTTCGAACAAACCGTCGCGCTGCAAGCGGGCGGCTACACCGGCATCATCGGCCTCAGCTCCGGCAACCAAGGCATCCAGCAAATCACCGCGGGTCGCATCGATCTTTCCGGCGAAGAACCGCACGGCTATTTCCCGCTCACTTCAGGCGTCGGCATCGTGCTCAACTCGATGAAAACTTCCCTGACGGCGCTCTAA
- a CDS encoding class I SAM-dependent methyltransferase, which yields MSLVDSLKNTFRPAWHALKRTVSPPRRWPSETSKCRARLAPYCTGDGADLGFGGDPITPAAIRMDMPNQYGTVGQFPAQLRGDAARLVWFADGALDFIFSSHLLEDFQDTESVLREWLRVLKPGGRLIIFCPDEQRFRAHCNRTGQPYNPHHVHAHFSLDYVKGLLARIGGTRLVHENPDVDIYSWDLVVEKLPASR from the coding sequence ATGAGCCTCGTCGACTCGTTGAAAAACACCTTCCGCCCCGCGTGGCACGCGCTGAAGCGCACCGTCTCGCCGCCGCGCCGCTGGCCAAGCGAAACCTCCAAGTGCCGCGCGCGCCTCGCGCCCTACTGCACCGGCGACGGCGCCGACCTCGGCTTCGGCGGCGATCCTATCACGCCCGCCGCCATCCGCATGGACATGCCGAACCAATACGGCACCGTCGGCCAGTTTCCCGCGCAACTCCGCGGCGACGCCGCGCGCCTCGTGTGGTTCGCCGACGGCGCGCTCGATTTCATCTTCTCGTCGCACTTGCTCGAGGATTTCCAGGACACCGAATCCGTCCTCCGCGAGTGGCTGCGCGTCCTCAAGCCCGGCGGCCGCCTCATCATTTTCTGCCCCGACGAGCAGCGCTTCCGCGCCCACTGCAACCGCACCGGCCAGCCCTACAACCCGCACCACGTCCACGCGCACTTCTCCCTCGACTACGTGAAGGGCCTGCTCGCGCGCATCGGCGGCACTCGCCTCGTCCACGAAAACCCCGACGTCGATATCTACTCCTGGGACCTCGTCGTCGAAAAACTCCCCGCCTCCCGATGA
- a CDS encoding glycosyltransferase, which yields MSVFLSVVLPTHNPHRGRLVRTLAGLRAQTMPVASWEMILVDNASAPALDAAELAALGPANLRIVRETALGLTPARRRGFSEARSEFLVLVDDDNVLAPDYLDQVAALFAAHPKLGAAGGKNLGEFETPRPAWWQPEFDGLLACRDAGDATEICTALFDPSTGRNEYPLCAPVGAGMALRRAALATWLADDSTARLPDRRGNELSSSGDNDIVLSILRAGWSVGYFPSLILTHLIPSGRVQPDYVARLNRGIARSWVQVLHKYDANPWPPVAPWTVPLRQLKAWFVYRAWSGHLARIRWQGACGHFEGLAQLTSRT from the coding sequence ATGTCGGTTTTCCTCTCGGTCGTCCTTCCCACGCACAACCCGCACCGCGGCCGCCTCGTGCGCACCCTCGCCGGGCTGCGCGCGCAAACGATGCCCGTCGCGAGTTGGGAAATGATCCTCGTCGACAACGCCTCCGCCCCGGCGCTCGACGCCGCCGAACTTGCCGCCCTCGGTCCCGCGAATCTCCGCATCGTCCGAGAAACCGCCCTCGGCCTCACCCCGGCGCGCCGGCGCGGCTTCTCCGAAGCACGCAGTGAATTCCTCGTGCTCGTCGACGACGACAACGTGCTCGCGCCCGACTACCTCGACCAAGTCGCCGCCCTTTTCGCTGCGCACCCGAAACTCGGCGCCGCCGGCGGCAAGAACCTCGGCGAGTTTGAAACGCCGCGCCCCGCATGGTGGCAGCCCGAGTTCGACGGCCTGCTCGCCTGCCGCGACGCCGGAGACGCGACCGAAATCTGCACCGCGCTCTTCGACCCGAGCACCGGCCGCAACGAATACCCGCTCTGCGCGCCCGTCGGCGCCGGCATGGCGCTGCGCCGCGCCGCGCTCGCCACGTGGCTCGCCGACGATTCCACCGCGCGTCTCCCAGACCGCCGCGGCAACGAGCTCTCCTCCAGCGGCGACAACGACATCGTCCTCTCCATCCTCCGCGCCGGCTGGTCGGTCGGCTACTTCCCCTCGCTCATCCTCACGCACCTCATTCCGAGCGGCCGCGTGCAACCCGACTACGTCGCGCGGCTCAATCGCGGCATCGCGCGCTCGTGGGTGCAGGTCCTCCACAAATACGACGCAAATCCCTGGCCGCCCGTCGCGCCGTGGACCGTGCCGCTCCGCCAACTGAAAGCGTGGTTCGTCTATCGCGCCTGGTCCGGCCACCTCGCCCGCATCCGCTGGCAAGGCGCCTGCGGCCACTTCGAAGGCCTCGCGCAACTCACCTCTCGCACCTAG
- a CDS encoding glycosyltransferase family 2 protein — translation MSALGFSIVIPAYGRIEPLKYTLQSAAAALRRLPSDGEIIVVDDGTPDSPLADSLRGFALNAAVTFIRQPNQGSIAARLHGLRHARGRYLLFLDSDDLITPEKLAAHWDVLEKNAADFAYDDMARPELGPGYSSRFSAAHALADDFSDFADLVLRIMPPPHGPTYRRTWLVETLQNPLVPADRCYDPVGDVWLYYNLLLQTPRVQKLPLPLTATGPHGEARYSQHWERLGVAALLLAEKFMQRCPQTTATVEARRVVGERAFESWRRLPRDFDTRYANRLLAIWASAPRSRLHKVGGRNFSRFAQLVGPEIAGRIFRLRSHSYASCRTISDHELNELLTVSAAPEPPLASAAPCTIPSL, via the coding sequence GTGAGCGCCCTCGGTTTCAGCATCGTCATTCCGGCCTACGGTCGCATCGAACCGCTCAAATACACGCTGCAGAGCGCGGCGGCTGCCCTCCGTCGTCTGCCTTCCGACGGCGAGATCATCGTGGTCGACGACGGCACGCCGGACTCTCCGCTCGCCGATTCTCTCCGTGGTTTCGCGCTCAACGCCGCGGTGACGTTCATCCGCCAGCCCAACCAAGGCTCGATCGCCGCCCGCCTTCACGGGCTGCGACACGCCCGCGGCCGCTACCTGCTGTTTCTCGACTCGGACGATCTCATCACGCCGGAAAAACTGGCGGCACACTGGGATGTTTTGGAAAAGAACGCGGCCGACTTCGCCTACGATGACATGGCTCGCCCCGAGTTGGGACCTGGCTACTCGTCGAGGTTCTCGGCGGCGCACGCGCTCGCGGACGATTTCAGCGACTTCGCCGATCTCGTTCTGCGCATCATGCCGCCGCCCCACGGACCGACCTACCGTCGCACTTGGCTCGTCGAGACGCTGCAAAATCCGCTCGTGCCTGCGGATCGCTGCTACGACCCCGTGGGCGACGTCTGGCTCTACTACAATCTCCTGCTGCAAACGCCGCGCGTGCAGAAACTCCCTCTCCCGTTGACCGCGACTGGGCCGCACGGCGAAGCGCGTTACAGCCAGCATTGGGAGCGTCTCGGCGTAGCCGCTTTGCTCCTCGCGGAAAAATTCATGCAACGCTGCCCGCAGACAACCGCCACTGTCGAGGCGCGGCGCGTCGTCGGCGAACGGGCGTTCGAATCCTGGCGGCGCCTGCCGCGCGACTTCGACACGCGCTACGCGAATCGCTTGCTCGCGATCTGGGCCTCCGCGCCGCGCAGCCGTCTGCACAAGGTCGGCGGCCGCAACTTCAGTCGTTTCGCCCAACTCGTCGGCCCCGAAATCGCCGGCCGGATTTTCCGCCTCCGTTCCCACTCTTACGCTAGCTGCCGCACGATCAGCGATCATGAGCTGAACGAGCTCCTCACGGTATCAGCCGCGCCCGAGCCCCCGCTGGCCAGCGCCGCCCCGTGCACCATCCCCTCTCTCTGA
- a CDS encoding methyltransferase domain-containing protein yields MSGSPSLANFSGSAALRARLAALPSDARVIDFGGWFCPLARATHVADAMPYQTRLGRLNLAPLPGERFTADTWTLADFTAPDFRLPVPDKFFDFAFCGQTVEDLPTPEPLLREMRRVARAGVIESPTRLKEQSIGVRDRITSQCGHPHHHWILDVVGNRLELSPKSATATLPRSRYALPLLACERLVEAGAAHDIHFAWTDTFEWRLLNADEARSRAEQFYRDAVPTLRERATDPVIRHLRGLKWRLRGQRADDPSAWLQEMLTLSAPYRSGFPPPR; encoded by the coding sequence ATGAGCGGCTCGCCGTCACTCGCGAATTTCTCCGGCAGCGCCGCTCTCCGCGCGCGCCTCGCCGCGCTGCCGTCGGACGCCCGCGTGATCGATTTCGGCGGCTGGTTCTGCCCACTCGCGCGTGCGACGCACGTCGCCGACGCGATGCCTTACCAGACGCGCCTCGGTCGCCTGAACCTCGCGCCGTTGCCGGGCGAGCGCTTCACGGCCGACACGTGGACGCTCGCCGATTTCACTGCGCCGGATTTCCGTCTGCCGGTGCCGGATAAGTTCTTCGACTTCGCCTTCTGCGGCCAAACGGTCGAGGACCTCCCAACGCCCGAGCCGCTCCTCCGCGAAATGCGCCGCGTCGCGCGTGCCGGAGTGATCGAGTCGCCCACGCGCCTCAAGGAGCAATCCATCGGCGTCCGCGACCGCATCACGTCGCAATGCGGCCACCCGCACCACCACTGGATTCTCGACGTCGTCGGCAACCGCCTCGAGCTCTCGCCGAAATCCGCCACCGCGACTTTGCCGCGCTCGCGCTACGCGTTGCCCCTTCTCGCATGCGAACGCCTCGTCGAGGCCGGCGCCGCGCACGACATCCACTTCGCATGGACCGACACCTTCGAGTGGCGCCTCCTCAACGCCGACGAAGCCCGCTCCCGCGCCGAACAATTCTATCGCGACGCCGTGCCCACGCTCCGCGAACGCGCGACTGACCCCGTCATCCGCCACCTGCGCGGCCTGAAATGGCGCCTGCGCGGCCAGCGCGCCGACGATCCCTCCGCCTGGTTGCAGGAGATGCTCACGCTTTCCGCGCCTTACCGGTCCGGCTTCCCACCGCCTCGCTGA